A window from Hemicordylus capensis ecotype Gifberg chromosome 2, rHemCap1.1.pri, whole genome shotgun sequence encodes these proteins:
- the LOC128348187 gene encoding zinc finger protein 676-like, producing the protein MLTRHQITHTGDKPYKCLECGKSFRQKEMLTRHQIIHTGEEPYTFLECGKNFSDKGVLTRHQRTHTEEKPYKCLECGKSFSKNGTLTVHQRMHTGEKPYNCLECGKSFRQKGNLTVHQRNHTGKKPYKCLECGKSFSENGKLTEHQRTHTGEKPYKCLECGKSFSLNQNLTGHKRTHAGEKPYKCLECGKSFSWSGSLTRHKRTHAGEKLYQCLECGKTFSQKGVLKRHQRTHTGEKPYKCLECGNSFREKGNLTRHKRTHAGEKPYICLECGKSFMRKENLTEHQRNHTGEKPYK; encoded by the coding sequence atgcttactaggcatcaaataacccacacaggagataaaccatataaatgcttggagtgtggaaagagcttcaggcagaaggaaatgcttactaggcatcaaataatccacacaggagaggaACCATATACAttcctggagtgtggaaagaacttcagcgaTAAGGGAgttcttactaggcatcaaagaacgcacacagaagagaaaccatataaatgcttggagtgtggaaagagcttcagcaagaATGGAACacttactgtgcatcaaagaatgcacacaggagagaaaccatataactgcttggagtgtggaaagagcttcaggcagaagggAAATCTTACAGTACACCAAAGAAACCACACAGgaaagaaaccatataaatgcctggagtgtggaaagagcttcagtgagaatggAAAGCTAACTGAGCATCAAAGAacgcacacaggagagaaaccatataaatgtttggagtgtggaaaaagcttcagcctGAATCAAAATCTTACTGGACATAAAAGAACGCatgcaggagagaaaccatataaatgcttggagtgtggaaaaagcttcagctgGAGTGGAAGTCTTACTAGACATAAAAGAACGCACGCAGGAGAGAAACTatatcaatgcttggagtgtggaaagaccttCAGCCAAAAGGGAGTGCTTAAAAGGCATCAAAGaacacacacaggagagaaaccatataaatgtttggagtgtggaaatagCTTCAGGGAGAAGGGAAATCTTACTAGACATAAAAGAACGCACGCAGGAGAGAAACCGtatatatgcttggagtgtggaaagagcttcatgcGGAAGGAAAATCTTACTGAGCACCAAAGaaaccacacaggagagaaaccatataaatga